The following are from one region of the Vitis riparia cultivar Riparia Gloire de Montpellier isolate 1030 chromosome 9, EGFV_Vit.rip_1.0, whole genome shotgun sequence genome:
- the LOC117922548 gene encoding LOW QUALITY PROTEIN: leucine-rich repeat extensin-like protein 2 (The sequence of the model RefSeq protein was modified relative to this genomic sequence to represent the inferred CDS: inserted 1 base in 1 codon), whose amino-acid sequence MSRPPAARLLLFIFSFWFGASFIQICCAQSVVVDPKLKFENPRLRQAYIALQAWKMAIFSDPFNFTSNWVGPQVCSYMGVYCAPSLSNPSLKVVAGIDLNHADIAGYLXSELGLLSDLALFHLNSNRFCGIVPSSLKRMKLLYELDISNNRFVGSFPNVVLSMPSLKFLDLRFNEFEGPVPSQLFNKDLDAVFLNDNRFHFGIPQNLGNSPVSVLVLANNNLGGCIPGSIGKMGKTLNEIILMNDNLTSCLPPQIGLLKEVTVFDVSFNHLQGSLPPAIGKMKSLEQLDVAHNSFTGAIPPTICQLPRLENFTYSFNYFTGEAPVCAAITGDGRQNCIPGKTDQRSSSMCSSQAARPVDCSKSKCGGGSTNAGGSPPKKTPPVPSPTTPVGPSPPPPPSSKSSPSTRSHPPPPQSQHSSVPPPAKSYHSPPPPKQSPMTSPPPPPPTEKVSPRTHLPPPPPPPPPPPPPPSSNQYRYSPPPPPPPSSSEHYSSPPPSSNHYHYSSPPPPPSTSGHYSSPPPSSNHYHYSPPPPPPPTEKGSPNTHFVPPPPPPVYPHMTPPSPPPPSPSSPNPPPESEMPPSHQQQPPSPGPLHPLPPPPSGCGTPGSLLPPPPPPHSLPVPLAPAPSHHHSQSYPPPSQHWHHPPPLHHQNSPPPTKNPYSPPPPPPDNVPLPPVIGVSYASPPPQESPTTDLFDIQF is encoded by the exons ATGTCTCGCCCTCCTGCTGCTCGCCTCTTGCTCTTCATCTTTTCCTTTTGGTTTGGTGCTTCTTTCATTCAGATCTGTTGTGCACAAAGCGTGGTGGTTGATCCAAAGTTGAAGTTTGAGAATCCAAGACTTCGGCAAGCCTACATTGCCCTCCAAGCATGGAAGATGGCCATTTTCTCAGACCCCTTCAACTTCACCTCCAACTGGGTTGGTCCCCAAGTCTGCTCCTACATGGGTGTGTATTGTGCCCCTTCTCTCTCCAATCCCTCCCTCAAAGTGGTTGCTGGCATCGACCTCAACCATGCGGATATCGCCGGTTATC CCTCTGAGCTGGGCCTCCTCTCCGACTTGGCTCTCTTCCATCTCAACTCCAACCGCTTCTGCGGCATTGTTCCCAGCTCTTTGAAGCGCATGAAGCTCCTCTACGAGCTGGACATCAGTAACAACCGCTTCGTGGGGAGCTTCCCCAATGTGGTGTTGTCCATGCCCTCCCTCAAGTTCCTGGATCTCCGATTCAATGAGTTCGAGGGTCCAGTTCCATCCCAGCTCTTCAATAAGGATCTGGATGCAGTTTTCCTCAATGACAACAGATTCCATTTCGGCATCCCTCAGAATCTGGGCAATTCACCCGTCTCTGTTCTGGTCTTGGCCAACAACAATCTTGGGGGTTGCATTCCAGGCAGCATTGGTAAGATGGGAAAAACCCTAAATGAGATCATCCTCATGAACGACAATCTCACTTCATGCTTACCTCCTCAAATCGGCCTTCTCAAAGAGGTTACCGTGTTTGATGTGAGCTTCAATCATCTCCAAGGCTCACTGCCACCCGCCATTGGCAAGATGAAGAGCTTGGAGCAGCTGGATGTTGCCCACAACAGTTTCACCGGTGCGATTCCGCCCACCATCTGTCAGCTGCCCAGATTGGAAAACTTCACCTATTCTTTCAACTACTTCACCGGAGAGGCTCCTGTTTGTGCTGCCATTACTGGTGATGGTCGCCAGAATTGTATCCCAGGAAAGACGGACCAGCGGTCCTCTAGTATGTGTTCCTCTCAAGCTGCACGTCCTGTGGATTGCAGCAAGTCCAAATGCGGCGGCGGCAGCACCAACGCTGGTGGTTCCCCTCCCAAGAAAACCCCTCCTGTGCCCAGCCCAACAACGCCAGTTGGTCCTTCCCCGCCACCACCACCTTCTTCAAAGTCTTCGCCTTCCACCAGATCACACCCACCACCACCCCAATCACAACACTCGTCCGTGCCTCCTCCCGCCAAATCATATCATTCCCCACCTCCTCCAAAGCAGTCCCCCATGACATCCCCGCCACCGCCCCCACCTACTGAAAAGGTATCACCAAGGACGCATCTTCCGCCACCGCCGCCGCcgcctccaccaccaccaccacctccatcATCAAACCAGTATCGTTATTCGccaccacccccacccccaccatCCTCATCAGAACATTACAGTTCACCACCTCCATCATCGAATCATTACCACTATTCATCACCACCACCGCCACCATCCACATCAGGACATTACAGTTCGCCACCTCCGTCATCAAACCACTATCATTattcaccaccaccaccacca CCACCCACCGAAAAAGGATCACCAAATACCCATTTTGTaccaccaccgccaccacctGTCTATCCACATATGACACCGCCATCCCCACCCCCGCCCTCACCTTCATCACCAAATCCGCCCCCAGAGTCTGAGATGCCTCCGTCACATCAACAACAGCCTCCATCACCTGGGCCTTTGCATCCTCTTCCTCCGCCACCATCTGGATGTGGCACTCCTGGATCCCTactcccaccaccaccaccgccacATTCTCTACCAGTACCATTGGCACCAGCACCCAGCCATCACCACTCACAATCATACCCACCTCCCTCACAACATTGGCATCATCCACCACCGTTACACCATCAAAATTCTCCACCACCCACCAAAAACCCATATTCGCCCCCTCCACCGCCTCCGGATAACGTGCCATTGCCACCAGTTATCGGGGTATCGTATGCATCTCCTCCTCCCCAGGAATCCCCTACTACTGATCTATTTGATATCCAATTTTAA